The window CGTCGACGAATCCGCCGGAGCGTTCGGAGGCACGGCGCACATCGAGTACGACGACCCCCTGGGCCGGGTCGCGGCGCGCGAGGTCGGCGAAGGTTGCCCGAGGGAAGGCGGCCGGGGTCTCGCCCTCACGGACCCAGTCGGAGGGTCCGCCGGTGGCCGCGGCGGCCGGCCGGTCGATGCCGACCCGCACCAACTCACGCTGGGCATCGGCCAGTTGCTCGGCCGATTCGGCGAGCAGCGTCACCGGCTTGCCCCACGGGATCAACCAGGCGAGGTAGGTGGCGAGTTGACCACCGGCCTCGAAGTTGAACGAACCCGCGAGATGCCCCTCGGCGAACGCGACCCGGCTGCGCAGGTCCACCACCCACTCCCCCGCGGCCAGCCGCGCGGCGATCTCCTCGGCGTCGGCCACAGCGGGCGGAGTGAGGTCGACCGGCTGAGGGCCATTGGCGTTCAGCGGGCCCATGTGGGTGTAGTACGCGGGTATGTCGTCCAGGCCGGCCAGCAGTTCGGCGACGAAGGTGTCGACGTCGCGGGTGAGCGCCTCGTTGTACGCCTTCTCCTTGCCGATGGTCGTGGCGTCGCCGTCGGCCTGGGTCGAGGAGCAGAAGCTGCCGAAGCCGTGGGTGGGCAACACCTGGGCGTGGTCGGGGAGTTCGGCCGCGAGGCGATGGGCCGAGGCGTGCTGGGCGCGGGCCAGTTCCTCGGTCAGCCGTGGCTCGACCAGATCGGGTCGGCCGACGGTGCCGATGAGCAGCGAGCCGCCGGTGAAGACGGCGACCTCCGTCTCGTGCTGCTCCAGGACGTAGGAGGTGTGGTGCGGGGTGTGCCCGGGCGTCGCCAAGGCGCGCAGGGTCAGCCCGGCGTCCACGACCACACGGTCCCCGTCGCGCACCGGGGTCCGGTCGAAGGCGACCCGGGCACCGGCCGGCACCAGATAGGCGGCGCCCGTCAGCCGGGCGAGCTCCAGGCCGCCGGAGACGTAGTCGTTGTGCAGATGTGTCTCGACGACCTGCGTGATCCGCACCGCCCGCCGGGCGGCCGCCGCCAGCACCCGGTCGACGTCACGCGGCGGATCGACCACCACGGCCGTCCGCTCACCGCCCGCCAGATAGCCGCGGTTGCCGAGTCCTGCCACGTCGAGGGTGTCGATGAAGAACACGTCGGCGCTCCCTTTCGCTCCGAAATTACCCCCCGGGGTATATAGGAGACAGTAGCACAGGTACCCTCCGGGGTATTTCCGCTCACTCCCGGATGCCCGACCCTGAAGGCCGGGCCGAAGGAGAGGGATCATGGGCGCTGACGGATCGACGACCGTGCTGGTGACCGGGGGCAGCGGGTTCGTCGGCAGCCATCTGGTGAGACGGCTGCTGGAGCGCGGCTACCGAGTCCGCGCCACCGTGCGCAGCACCCGTCATGCGGCCAAGGTGCGGCCGCTGTACGCCATGGGCGAGGAATTCCCCGGCCGCCTGGAACTGTTCGAGGCTGACCTGCTGACGCCTGGCTCCTTCGACACGGCGATGAGCGGCTGCACGACCGTCTTCCACGTGGCGTCGCCGTTCCTGATGCCGCAGAAGATCAAGGACGGCCGACGGGACATGGTCGACCCGGCGCTGCTAGGCACCCGCAACGTCCTGGACAGCGTGGAGCGGACGCCGACCGTGGAGCGCCTGGTCTTCACCTCCACCGTCGGCGCGATCTTCGGCGACTACGCCGACGTGCGGGAGATGGACGGCCGCACGCTGTCGGAGAAGTACTTCAATACATCGAGCACCGTGGAGAACAACCCGTACCACTACGCCAAGACGCTCGCCGAACGCGCCGCCTGGGACGCGGAGGCGGCGCAGGACCGCTGGCGCATGGTGTCCGTCAACCCCGGGCTGATCCTGGGCCCTTCGCTCACCCCCGCCTCCGAGTCCGGCAGTCTCTTCCTCCTCGACGAGCTGTTCAAGGGCTACTTCTTCTACGGCGCACCGGACTTCAGCTTCACCACAGCGGACGTCCGCGAGGTGGCGGACGCCCACATAGCGGCGGCGGAGCGGCCGGGCGCCCACGGCCGCTACATCGTCGCCGCGCCGACGATGACGTCCTTCCACGACATCGCCCGTATCGTCCGCACCCGTCACCCCCGCGATCTCCGCCTGCCCCGCACCGGGCTCCCGCACTGGCCGGTCCGGCTCCTGGGCCCCGCG of the Streptomyces sp. NBC_00287 genome contains:
- a CDS encoding NAD-dependent epimerase/dehydratase family protein, producing MGADGSTTVLVTGGSGFVGSHLVRRLLERGYRVRATVRSTRHAAKVRPLYAMGEEFPGRLELFEADLLTPGSFDTAMSGCTTVFHVASPFLMPQKIKDGRRDMVDPALLGTRNVLDSVERTPTVERLVFTSTVGAIFGDYADVREMDGRTLSEKYFNTSSTVENNPYHYAKTLAERAAWDAEAAQDRWRMVSVNPGLILGPSLTPASESGSLFLLDELFKGYFFYGAPDFSFTTADVREVADAHIAAAERPGAHGRYIVAAPTMTSFHDIARIVRTRHPRDLRLPRTGLPHWPVRLLGPAFGLTQEYIRRHLGIRFPVDNSRSVKELGITYRPIEETVLDHHESWRNRRRQ